Part of the Candoia aspera isolate rCanAsp1 chromosome 1, rCanAsp1.hap2, whole genome shotgun sequence genome, AAACTTCATGCAGGACAAATTCAGGAAAGTGATTGTGGATAGCTCTGGCTTCATTTCCCCTTCCACCAAACATCACCAGCCACCTTAGGGagggatggggaggaggagaaggctgACCCATGGTTAGATCATTAAGTCTAGCTATCTGTCAAAACCTGCTCAGGTTTTGCTGAAAGGTTTTGCATGGGTGTGGTCAAAGGGGACTCATCAGCTAATAGCAAGGTTTTGTGTTGTTCCAGAATAGCACTATTCTGGAAAATAGCATTATTCTAGAACAGCACTAAACCATTTCAAAAAGTCTGGAAAACATTTAAGAGCTCAGGCTGAAGTTGCTCAATGCAGTGACAGAGCTCCCTTCCACATGACTTTTGCATGCTTTATTGATAATGATACAAAATTATAGGGAAATATTCCTGGAACGCTTCACTGTGAAATTTCACATacggagagagagggagagttgAAAATGTATGAAGGGGCCTTCTCAAGGggctttcaaatattttttgaatattttatgGGTGGGGAGAACAaggtaaatgttttaaataagtaaaaaataataatgtattcatttcatgtgtattttaatttttaggaAACTGATTTCCTTTGTCTTGATGGTGGGGAATATGTTTTTGAAAATGAAGACAGCATATTTAATCAACCTGCTGAAGAAAATGAGTATGTATCTCTTTACCCAGATGGTAAAGGCTCCGACTTTAACATGCCTGACGATGAGATCATGAAGCTCCCAGATACTTCTATCCAAACAGAATATAAAGAATCATTTATTGACAGTAGTGAAGGGGACCACAAAGCTGAAGACATACATCCTCTGGAAACTCTATATCATGGTGACTCAAAACTCAGACATAGCAAGACTGATCAAGATGAGTCTAGCCAGCAAGAAGACCCAATCACCCAGGCTCTGAATCCAGTCCCAACTCAGTCAACTTGGATTGTTTCTGGTATTGCAGGTTGGCTTGGtttgggaagggaagaaaataagGAGGCTGTTGGAAAATCCTCACAGATTTCAGAACAAATTACATTTAGACGTAGAAAAATAGCAATAACTGAcaatgctgattttaaaaaacaacctgaAGAGAGTGAAATAGAGCCACATAGTTGGTTTCAGAGCACTCTGACAGATTTGCTCCATTCTGGAGATGAAAAATCAGGACTTGGTTTGCTGTACAAAGACAGCAATCCAGGTATCCATAGCAGATCCAACATTGCTAGTAGTACTAGACACCATGGCAGAACTGTAGCTTCTGAAACAAGAAAAGACAGGCATAGTGATTCTGAACTGTATGGATCAAATTGGTTTGATATTTTAACTTTTGGGTACActcaaaaaaatgaagaacagcTTGCAAATGGAGAAGTAGATCAAAATGAAGACCCACTGCCTCCTAATATCCAATCGGTGTCAGTGGATAATGGTTTGAGAGAAGCAGCAGTGGAAGAAATGCTCTATGACGAACAAGGCAAATATCTTAGAAAAAACATAGAGCTAACAGTTGAATCAGTAGTAGatgaagaacaagagaaagaaaaatactgtgaACAAATCACCAGCCCAGATGTTACAGATACTGAAGTTCCTCTAGGAAATGAACATTCCGATTTCATGAATGCAGaagcttcatctttttccattgAGTTTGCTGAAAAGCTAAAGTCTTCCAGTACAGAACAAGATTCAGTATCAGGCAACCAAATCATCGAAAATACTcaggagtcagaaagaataaaaagccaGTCAGGTTTGTATGAAACCATATATAATAGTATAATTGATTTTAATAAGGTCACATCAGATAATCGACTAGGGCATGAGTCTCCAGCTATTCAGAGCTCAATTCTAGATCAACTTCTATCTTTTCACAGTATAAATAATTTTGTTCCAATAGATACTCAAAttacaggagaaaaaaatcagaaaggctCTAAAAAGCACCAGTCTTTCTTCTCTATTAGGTATTTTACAAATATACTGGATTTTCAGGGTTTCAGAGCTAAAGAAAATGCAGACACTTTGGAGATAGATCTAAAGTCTAATGAGGAGAGCATACAACCTAAAAGTAGCGATGCAGCATTATCcacagataaagaaaataaaaaacagttaCTACTATATCAGAATATTATTGAAAAGGAATTAGAAAACCAGTACACTGATACTTCTCAGGAAAACATTCTGTTGTTTTCTTCAGCAGGAAAAGATAGTGAAAAAATTAAAGAAACCATTCAAGACAGTGAATTAGTAGAATTTAATAAACCACACCTTCAGTTAGCAAATTCTAAGTTAAAATCCTGTCTTTCCTATCAATGTATACAAATAACTAATTATGGACAACACAAGGATCAGACATGGAAAAGTTTGGAAATACAGGGACACTTTAATCcagaagataaaaatattgtTCACGTTCTAGAAGCCAAAAAACAGTCTCTTCTAGAGGTAGAAAATGTAGCTGATTCATTACCAGAGCAACAGGATTTTCCTGGTGAAGACATTTATTCTTATGAAGAATCTGTTGTAATGAAACAAAACAGGGATGCTGGGAAAATAGCTGGGCCAGATAAAATTGAACAAGTAGAAAATTCACTTTTGCAGGTCTCAGAAACATCTGTGGAGAGAATATCAAAAAAACTGTCTGAAACTAtgcaagaaaaagataaaagtagTCAGGAAACACGTGAAAAACTGTTTTTCAAAGAGCTGGAAGAACCCTTAAGGGATTTTTCACAGTGCAAGGATATTCCAGATGACAATGAAATACCTATTGGTGTATTAGATAATGGTAAATCAGTTATAAAAGGGGGAAGAGAAGAAACTTTATTAGAAAGAAGACTTGTAATAGAAAAGAGTGGAATAAAAGGGACAAATAGGGAGCAAGAAGCCAAAAATACTGAGGTAGATTTTAATGAATACTCCTCCAATGATGCTACAGATATTAAAGCAAGCTATGTGTATAatcaaaaagaagaggaaggagttgCTGAGAATGCAAGGAAGGTAGCTCAGTCCCCATTTTCTATTAGTTCTTCTCAAGATTCAGTCATACATTCTGAAGAAAAGTACAGCAAAGCTGAACAGCTCCAACCTCTTGCTTGTTTAAGGCACTATAAAGATCTGTttaattttcaaagctttccagacaAAACCAAAAATTCTTTGCAAGAAATTGAAAGAACCAAGGTTGAAAATAGCCAGCCTAAAGGTAGTGTTGAAtcactacagaaaaacaaagataTAGAAAAGAAAAGTAGGTTACATCAGAACATAGCAAAGGAAGCAAATCTGAAGGAAGATATTTTCAACAAAGATATTTTTTTACTTTCATCAGCAATGCAGAACAATGCAGACAGTGCAAATGTAACAAAAGATGCTCAGTTATTGTCCgaaacattttttctttcatctgaagaacatttttcagaatgtaTAATAGATCCTTTATTCCAGAATCAAAAAGCATGTGAAAAAAACATTGACCAGCCACACAAAACATCAGAATTACAACTTAATCCGCAAAGGTCAACCCAACAGTACAAATCTGTGAAGAGAGTTTCCATATCTAGAAAACAatacataaatgaaattaaacattTATACCTAAAAGGTTTGGGTGAAAGAACACCTGTCATATGTTACAATGATGTTAAGAAGAAAATTGAGCTTTCAGATCCACTGGCTTCTTTGCAACTCccttcagaaaaacatataaacaaCAATATACAAGAAGATGTTACAGATTCTtgtaaagaaaatgaatttattgGTGTGAAGAATGTAGCAAACATGTCACCTGGTACCATAAAAGATTTTCCTGTAAGTTATAATGAAGACTATCAGCTGAGCAAAAGTATAACAAAAGAAGATATGAATCACTTTTCTCAAGAAAGAGCAAAAGTACAAATGCATGTTTCAAAACAAATTCTGGAATCTAATGACAATCAACAAGATGCCAAAAAGATACAAACAACTGACAAATATCCAAATATATTAAAGCAGCAAGGACTATCTCCATTCATTGCAGGTCAAGAACTGCTTCAATGTGAAGAAGAATTTTATGGGCATGTCAAACATAAATTGCATTTTGTCACACACAGTGTACAAAAGAAATACTGTCAGGATCCACATATGCAGATAGGTGAAAAAAGCAATGAAGCAAACCGTTCAGGAACAATAGAAGAATATTCTGATAATGCTCAAAGTTGTGATTTTTCTTCAGTAGCAAAAACGAATGATGGTTATGCTCCCGAAGAACAAACTATCTTACATTATCCTAATTCTCATACTTTTTCTAAGAAAAGTACGCATTTACCACACATGTCTGAAAGTCTAACATATCCAAAAGAAGATAAATTAAAAAGTGAACAAAAGGCTTTAGCTTCTCATGTTGACCAATCAGACAGTGAGAATAGTATTATAACGAGTATAAGGCCtgataaaaaacatataaatcagGTAGAATATgccacaaaaacatatttaacacCTAATTTAGAAGGGAAGGAATTTAGAATTTTAGCTCACCATAGAAAAAAAGATGGCATTTTAAACATTGAAGATACTGAATCTGAATTTCAGCACCATATAGTACCACTAATGTTATCTGAAGTAGCATCTCAGAAAAAAACTAAAGGCAGTTTAATAACTGACTATAATAATTTACTTCTTAAAAAACATGGTCAATCGGACACTTCCACCAGTGAAGATCTTTTGCAGCATGTAGACATTCAGAGTGAAGCATCCAAATCAGATCTTAGTATTACTCCTAGCAAACTTTTCTCAGATGAGATCCCCCATCATCTTGAGCCTACAGATCATATTAGAGATCACACCCCTGTGTATACCAAAGGTAGTTTAGACATACACCGTTTAGCTGTCGATCCTAATGATGAAACATTTACACAAAATAGAACAATTTGTTATAAAAACCTAAACCATGTAGATAAACTAACTATTTATGGGCATGTAAAAGTTAAACAAGAAAAGAGCCAAAAAGATAAGAAAAGTGAGAAAGATATAGTGCACATGAACAAAAATGGGAGAAGTgataaaaaaggagaaagtgtTACAAGAAATATTTTTGATAAAACTTCATGTTATTTTGGAAAGCTGTATCAAAAAATTAATGATAATGAAGATTCTACAAaacataaaagtaataaaaatattaaagcagaGAGACATAAGGCTGAATATGCCTATGAACAAATGAAATACGAATGTCAGGGTGTGAAtgatttttgttatttaaatgataaaataatgcaACTGGAGTCTCAGAGAGAAATATGCAGTCTTACCCAGAAAAAACCTATTACTGCAGATTCAGGAAAAGATAACAGAAAAACTGACACACTTCCAATTCTGGAAACTGGGTCTGCTTTCCAGAAAGCAGTTCAAAATGGTAAATTGATAACTGATAGAGGTTTGGATTTGAAAGATGCCAGTGCCTCCAGAAGATTCCAGGAATTTAATTTAAAGCTAACTGAGGAATCAAAAAAGATTCTTCAAGCAAGTATGTGTGATAGATATGAATTGCAgcaactgcagcaagactttGAAAAACATCAGTACAACATCTTCCTTTCGCCATGTGAAGATATTTACAAGGAAAGGAAACAAGTAACTACTTTGGTGGAGCATGAACATAAATTAAACACTGGGCATGAGAAGTGTATGAAGACCAAAATGCATTTACTGCCAGGAGTACAAGATCTTATGTGGGACATCAGAAACAACTGTGGAGGCCAAAAAACAGAATCAGGTACTAGACCACTGTTTTGGTAATAAAAGTAGATAAAACAAAAATCCCCACAAATCTTTGCTTTTAAAGAAAGTAAAGAACCTCTGTGATGATTTTTTAGGTAGAATGCAACAACAAATTGCATTGATGGCTCTTTTACACTGACAGAACTTCAGGATAATACCCCACTTCTAAGTCTAGTATTATTTTGGTTGAAGCAacatgaattaaaacaaaaaaacaagtggATGTTTTCAATCATTAGAAAAATTGCAGTATTTCCACAACATAAGCATAATCTCAACagataatattatttatatatgagTTGGACAATTAAATGCATTGTAGTTGCTTAATCATTTGGATTTTTAACTAATTATATATTATCAGATTAGATAGGAACACTACACTTAATTCTTCTCCATCAGTCTGGAAATCTGGACTTTAATATATTTCCTGCCATCATAATAAACTGAAGATAAAAACATCTCCAAATGTGAATAATTCAAATTGAATATTCTAGAATCATTTCCACAATTCTGAAAATCcttattttaattagaatttattttattttctttctttttttttgtaataaggGATATTCAGCATTTAATATTCATAAATCTGATAAATGATAGCTATTGTTCATTATACTCAAAGAAGAAATTGTCCCTATGTTTTAGGATTTTCAACCTGctaaaatttaacacaaaaataaaatgtataatttgtaattattttcAGATAATGGAAAATTACCTGGTAATGCTCTCAAAGAAAAACACCCTCTGAATTCAAATAAAGAGCCTAACAGTGATcagcattcagaaaaaaatacaccTCCTGCAAATACTAAGGAGAAACTAAATACTTCAGGAAAAAATGATCTAAATCGACAGGATGTCAAAGAAAAAGTACAAGGGAACAATCTAATGAATCAAAATTGTACCACTGGTAATGGTAAGCAACACTTAATCTAAATATTAAAAGACCAGATTTTAAAGCGTATTTCATCTGTAAAGATCCTTGGTAACAACTATTCTCTTTTTCttgtataaacagaaagcaaatggCTACTTCAGATAACTCTGCATTTGAATGAATTCTGTGCCATTATTACTTCTGTTGTTTCATCTATGATCTCTATAAGTAAAAAGGTGAGTTTCTTTAATCTGAGTTTCTACTTTCTCATGCTAATCATAAAAATATAGTATGGCTACCATACCTGGGATAGAAAAAGCTGGACAACCAATAGagagcagcaaagagacacaTAATAGTCTGGCTCTCTATTGTTCTCTAGTggtttccagatttttgcagtccatatATGTCAGTTTTTAAGAATATTTCATATCTCTTTGGCATTTAAATTGTAGCACCTGATGCCTTTTAAGCTTATATTTTCCAGATACGTAGATGTAGTGTGTCTTATGGACCTGAACCAAAGTTCCAATTACGATTAACAAATTCCACTTTAACTAGGTTAAATGTAAATTAACTTATCTTGGGTAGATTTTAGTGTTTGGTATCGGAAGGCAAGATAACTCTAATTTTAAACCTTTCTTCTGGCCTCTAAAAGCAGAGGCAACCTCATTTTGCACTGCATTTTGCACTCACATCCATGTCAAACAGggacaaaaggggtggggaaaaCTTAGTCCCATTTTATAATCTTTCGCTGCTGCTTCTCAAAAATACCACAAGCCATTTCTCATACGGAAGGCATCAAACTGGGAGAAGTGGCAAAATCAAAACAACTTGGCACGAAATCCAAATGCTATTCTCTTTTGGGAATGCAGATTACATAGTGCTCAAAGAAGTATTTGGTACTAAGCAAAagaagcaagcaaaataaatgtaaagcagcagattaaaaaaagaaaaagaaatttagctaaatctagtttacatgaAGACCATTCACTCTACCTCTGCAAGTTTCTGTTCTTGTAAATTATCCTTGCTACCACCATCTCCATGCACCActtcatacactgccttttgttctttaagcttTACATTTCCGTTTCTGAAGACCGTATCAGCTCCACCAAACCACAGCTTTTGCAGTCTTCCCTTTCTTGCAACCTGTTCAATCTTCCTtcctatatttgttttgcagtttcatcttcattcattctctataTTACCAAGTTacttcagaataaataaaattgcatgcAATAATTAACTCAAACCCTAACCCAAATACTGGACTAAAGTAGTTAAGGAGGTTTATCTACACAGTGACTGTATTAGCATTATGAGAATGCCATTGGTGTCTGGTACAAGGAGCTCCTAATGCATATctttaaagcagtgcttcccaaacctggataaATTACCCAGAATAGgtaaaagttatttttctttgggtaatgacacacaaacccataaaactgacttaaagtgttttacctacactcattatgtggccaaagtatttcagttttgcctttactatcgttccctcaagtgagcagtctggctttatttcctggaggatggactggtttgatcttcttgcagtccaaggcactctcagaattttcctccaacaccacagttcaaaagcatcgatcttccttctctcagccttccttatggtccagcaaaggattgttaccttgtcgtggtcctggagcttgagcacctcaatgatgccatgagctgaaccgtgaagggccacccaagacgggaaggtcatgacagagaggtcagactaaatgcgatccctggggaaggtaatggcaacccacctcagtattcttgctgtgaaaactaaatggatcagtacaaccagagatatgtcggtatactatcagaagatgagacccccaggtcggaagatggtgaaaatgctactggggaggaacagaggatgagttcaactagccccagacgtgatgacacagctagctcaaagccgaaaggatggctagcggccgacagtgcttgtggtgaacggtgaatccgatgttctaaggatcaacacaccattggaacctggaatgtaagatctatgagccaggg contains:
- the MIA2 gene encoding melanoma inhibitory activity protein 2 isoform X4; this translates as MKQNRDAGKIAGPDKIEQVENSLLQVSETSVERISKKLSETMQEKDKSSQETREKLFFKELEEPLRDFSQCKDIPDDNEIPIGVLDNGKSVIKGGREETLLERRLVIEKSGIKGTNREQEAKNTEVDFNEYSSNDATDIKASYVYNQKEEEGVAENARKVAQSPFSISSSQDSVIHSEEKYSKAEQLQPLACLRHYKDLFNFQSFPDKTKNSLQEIERTKVENSQPKGSVESLQKNKDIEKKSRLHQNIAKEANLKEDIFNKDIFLLSSAMQNNADSANVTKDAQLLSETFFLSSEEHFSECIIDPLFQNQKACEKNIDQPHKTSELQLNPQRSTQQYKSVKRVSISRKQYINEIKHLYLKGLGERTPVICYNDVKKKIELSDPLASLQLPSEKHINNNIQEDVTDSCKENEFIGVKNVANMSPGTIKDFPVSYNEDYQLSKSITKEDMNHFSQERAKVQMHVSKQILESNDNQQDAKKIQTTDKYPNILKQQGLSPFIAGQELLQCEEEFYGHVKHKLHFVTHSVQKKYCQDPHMQIGEKSNEANRSGTIEEYSDNAQSCDFSSVAKTNDGYAPEEQTILHYPNSHTFSKKSTHLPHMSESLTYPKEDKLKSEQKALASHVDQSDSENSIITSIRPDKKHINQVEYATKTYLTPNLEGKEFRILAHHRKKDGILNIEDTESEFQHHIVPLMLSEVASQKKTKGSLITDYNNLLLKKHGQSDTSTSEDLLQHVDIQSEASKSDLSITPSKLFSDEIPHHLEPTDHIRDHTPVYTKGSLDIHRLAVDPNDETFTQNRTICYKNLNHVDKLTIYGHVKVKQEKSQKDKKSEKDIVHMNKNGRSDKKGESVTRNIFDKTSCYFGKLYQKINDNEDSTKHKSNKNIKAERHKAEYAYEQMKYECQGVNDFCYLNDKIMQLESQREICSLTQKKPITADSGKDNRKTDTLPILETGSAFQKAVQNGKLITDRGLDLKDASASRRFQEFNLKLTEESKKILQASMCDRYELQQLQQDFEKHQYNIFLSPCEDIYKERKQVTTLVEHEHKLNTGHEKCMKTKMHLLPGVQDLMWDIRNNCGGQKTESDNGKLPGNALKEKHPLNSNKEPNSDQHSEKNTPPANTKEKLNTSGKNDLNRQDVKEKVQGNNLMNQNCTTGNESKWLLQITLHLNEFCAIITSVVSSMISISKKVVSSLPENMRPGPDLYGFPWEIVICGTVVAIFTIILVLCRSYKSVRSRLYLGREKQLVNKVAELVEDKCKVLEKLSLCKKEYAELENTLKDGSFLQESAIASNIKTAYEELNNSNSALKNEIECLEKELKEEKSKRSEQDDLVAEIQKRVASLENEAKSIQLQVAERETEDIFARCSRGK
- the MIA2 gene encoding melanoma inhibitory activity protein 2 isoform X3, giving the protein MSPGTIKDFPVSYNEDYQLSKSITKEDMNHFSQERAKVQMHVSKQILESNDNQQDAKKIQTTDKYPNILKQQGLSPFIAGQELLQCEEEFYGHVKHKLHFVTHSVQKKYCQDPHMQIGEKSNEANRSGTIEEYSDNAQSCDFSSVAKTNDGYAPEEQTILHYPNSHTFSKKSTHLPHMSESLTYPKEDKLKSEQKALASHVDQSDSENSIITSIRPDKKHINQVEYATKTYLTPNLEGKEFRILAHHRKKDGILNIEDTESEFQHHIVPLMLSEVASQKKTKGSLITDYNNLLLKKHGQSDTSTSEDLLQHVDIQSEASKSDLSITPSKLFSDEIPHHLEPTDHIRDHTPVYTKGSLDIHRLAVDPNDETFTQNRTICYKNLNHVDKLTIYGHVKVKQEKSQKDKKSEKDIVHMNKNGRSDKKGESVTRNIFDKTSCYFGKLYQKINDNEDSTKHKSNKNIKAERHKAEYAYEQMKYECQGVNDFCYLNDKIMQLESQREICSLTQKKPITADSGKDNRKTDTLPILETGSAFQKAVQNGKLITDRGLDLKDASASRRFQEFNLKLTEESKKILQASMCDRYELQQLQQDFEKHQYNIFLSPCEDIYKERKQVTTLVEHEHKLNTGHEKCMKTKMHLLPGVQDLMWDIRNNCGGQKTESDNGKLPGNALKEKHPLNSNKEPNSDQHSEKNTPPANTKEKLNTSGKNDLNRQDVKEKVQGNNLMNQNCTTGNESKWLLQITLHLNEFCAIITSVVSSMISISKKVVSSLPENMRPGPDLYGFPWEIVICGTVVAIFTIILVLCRSYKSVRSRLYLGREKQLVNKVAELVEDKCKVLEKLSLCKKEYAELENTLKDGSFLQESAIASNIKTAYEELNNSNSALKNEIECLEKELKEEKSKRSEQDDLVAEIQKRVASLENEAKSIQLQVAEAKTTLKVYEINRERLKTSLQDAVEENSHLQESEKQLLQEAEGWDERFSELNEQTKMFESSQTNMEEALKNKESQVKSLTDCLLRMKDWSCATGDRDSTDDNHGDNDTKSEAENRQHLDDPEKETVKKLIYAAKLNACLKSLETERNQIYSKLTDEKKAEEELAERIERLQKEHVILQSENTEFESDVQKLQQKLKVMTELYQENEMNLHRKLTVEEKERLQKEEKLSKADKKINHAAEELNAYRQRAKDLEEELERTVRSYENQIMSHEKKAHDNWLTARAAERQLNDMRKENLHSRQKLTEAEFKYDLLEKDPYAHDDTATAFGRGSRGLGNPGTPEVGNERGELNTNRLSDPHRPPSDTGSLSPPWDRDHRVILPHSGHLYSEQSLPPRRPERFHSNPLNSGRLSGPAELRGYNMHSVDKTDGLSPENNLRMDLSGNEIRGHSNGSNMLNIPDQSVPPENEPLGPGIVPPPLPFLRAPLMSVDPRGSFMRRGPPFLPVPPSSVYGAQEYFPRDFAGLPRPLLPMRGPFPMRPFSQYPPPPRPGFFPPPPPPPPDNRNELPAELTQLSTVSSTDHQESQQETG